A window from Leptospira meyeri encodes these proteins:
- a CDS encoding DUF4384 domain-containing protein, whose protein sequence is MSETGSGSATQLKINSLKPTYIAGEPIRFEIESAEDNYVYVVLVPENQKGEPVLLFPNQIQNDNFIRKGDRVTIPDKRISFRASSTPSKDRIRAFASREEWKEFQLRGKKEDSFYRLLPPAVTGTKTTARSMVIVPNTLTASIEQSPVMEWEYQILSR, encoded by the coding sequence TTGTCAGAAACAGGTTCAGGATCTGCGACCCAACTCAAAATTAATTCCCTAAAGCCCACTTATATAGCAGGGGAACCCATTCGTTTTGAAATCGAATCGGCTGAAGACAATTATGTGTATGTCGTTTTAGTTCCTGAGAACCAAAAAGGAGAGCCTGTCCTTCTTTTCCCCAACCAAATCCAAAATGATAATTTCATTCGCAAGGGAGATCGAGTGACCATTCCTGATAAACGAATTTCGTTTAGAGCCTCCTCGACTCCTTCCAAAGATAGAATTCGTGCCTTTGCTTCTAGAGAAGAATGGAAGGAATTCCAACTCCGAGGCAAAAAAGAAGATTCATTCTATCGACTCTTACCTCCTGCTGTCACAGGAACCAAAACCACTGCCAGATCAATGGTGATAGTTCCGAACACACTTACTGCTTCCATTGAACAAAGTCCAGTGATGGAGTGGGAATACCAAATCCTCTCTCGATAA
- a CDS encoding LIC_12337 family protein has product MKKILYAIVFFGMSLQISDFNKLTRLDRNDQLVHLFRDAIHLGIGSEKIWSATSADNWGFVRQSATWARGNSGIIDSLILALKNAGYFNNATPRNDVLNNVNLSGFGSATLTIKISTPTTGVSSTAYTGTKDFNHFFEIKKTGASTPSLQLFFDDPNTTLGNDGALVYYRLVDFGNPQFANVGNVITESYTANDSVYGTKFQTYTWRNGPENASWISRHGRVVLTEVDAGRQLCFRSVVRLTFTKLKEVNPSGAVALDNLKTVCNAAQGTGSSDQIYYNLAYMQKFDSPFQTTAKATFTMSAARPETICAIPESPSAPNVRLSYGIFNINGYVTDQLLATQVPADYPSPTVGGADFMSVDEAFNRTYVAFGASISGQAALGTVKQYETTSKAFLDAFDGSDQNLNFK; this is encoded by the coding sequence ATGAAAAAGATCCTCTATGCCATTGTATTTTTTGGAATGAGCCTTCAGATTTCCGACTTTAATAAACTCACTCGTTTGGATCGGAACGACCAACTCGTCCATCTCTTTCGAGATGCCATCCATCTGGGAATTGGTTCTGAAAAAATTTGGTCGGCTACAAGTGCCGACAACTGGGGTTTTGTCCGCCAATCTGCAACCTGGGCCAGAGGGAATTCAGGGATCATCGATTCTCTCATCCTTGCGTTAAAAAACGCAGGTTACTTCAACAATGCAACACCACGCAATGATGTATTAAACAATGTCAATTTAAGTGGATTTGGTTCTGCCACACTAACCATTAAAATTAGCACACCCACGACAGGAGTTAGTTCCACTGCCTATACTGGAACCAAAGACTTTAACCATTTTTTTGAGATCAAAAAAACAGGTGCTTCAACTCCCTCCTTACAATTGTTTTTCGACGATCCAAACACAACTCTGGGTAACGATGGAGCATTGGTTTACTATCGTTTGGTTGACTTTGGTAATCCTCAGTTTGCCAACGTAGGAAATGTCATCACCGAAAGTTATACGGCAAACGACTCTGTTTACGGAACCAAATTCCAAACCTATACTTGGAGGAACGGTCCTGAAAATGCTAGTTGGATTAGCAGACATGGAAGAGTAGTTCTTACTGAAGTTGATGCAGGAAGACAGCTTTGTTTTCGTTCCGTGGTACGTTTGACATTTACCAAACTGAAAGAAGTTAACCCATCGGGAGCGGTAGCCTTAGATAATTTAAAAACTGTTTGTAACGCTGCACAAGGAACAGGATCAAGCGACCAAATCTACTATAACCTCGCTTATATGCAAAAGTTCGATTCACCTTTCCAAACTACAGCCAAAGCAACCTTCACGATGAGTGCGGCAAGACCGGAAACCATCTGCGCAATTCCAGAATCACCTTCTGCTCCCAATGTTCGCCTGTCATATGGGATTTTTAATATCAATGGGTATGTAACCGATCAATTGTTAGCAACACAAGTTCCAGCCGACTACCCTAGTCCAACTGTTGGCGGAGCTGATTTTATGTCCGTAGACGAAGCATTTAATCGAACCTATGTTGCCTTTGGTGCAAGCATATCGGGACAAGCAGCACTTGGTACGGTAAAACAATACGAAACCACTTCCAAAGCATTTTTGGATGCATTTGATGGTTCAGACCAAAATCTAAACTTCAAATAA
- a CDS encoding ArnT family glycosyltransferase, with translation MDTKPKTQFRFDKEAWVPSREIVKFLSVHRTFLILLFVLTVFLFYGNSSPLVDQDEAAYAGFSRNMVENGDYLRMEFPYSTPHRKPPLHFWTTAVFFKWFGVSEWVLRLFPALCILGTTLLTYHLANVMFGSRTALYAFSILSFSLYFPLNGKIALVDSLLVFFGMSGFVSLYHWIKSNKKRFVFLFWLSVCLGLLVKGPPILIFLGGTCALLLSINQIRSWIWKLHPFLWFPLAILPLFLWGYLSWQKDNGELIRWMLDWYIFRRATDPVFGQSGPPGTYLMLFVVTLFPWTRIYLSFLYENGWKLFALLRTNGFKIFKNLFPWEWKEMDYTFTPKRFLFLGLVFSWIFYEVLASKLPSYPLSAYPILSILLGDQLSRKHNQIYMYRIYLTVALVMAAIISFMILPKFAEIRKDTKNLARIVSGYVPKEKTLHSFGAHGIPSFAFYYNRPIIEISWKDIQTTKGYLFVSDSDYQVWKEMGVYWEPVGEPFSLYAYDRNKKLNLRLVKTIEP, from the coding sequence ATGGATACAAAACCAAAAACTCAATTCCGCTTTGACAAAGAAGCGTGGGTTCCCTCTCGTGAGATTGTGAAATTCTTATCTGTCCATCGCACTTTCCTCATCCTTCTCTTTGTCCTAACCGTATTTTTGTTTTATGGAAATTCCTCTCCATTGGTGGACCAAGATGAGGCAGCTTATGCAGGATTTTCTCGAAATATGGTGGAAAATGGAGATTATCTCCGAATGGAATTTCCCTATTCTACCCCTCATAGAAAACCACCTCTCCATTTTTGGACCACCGCTGTTTTTTTCAAATGGTTCGGAGTTTCTGAATGGGTTTTACGTTTATTTCCCGCACTTTGTATTCTGGGAACAACTTTGTTAACATACCATCTTGCAAATGTTATGTTTGGATCAAGGACGGCATTATATGCTTTTAGTATATTGAGTTTTTCATTATACTTTCCGCTGAATGGAAAGATTGCGTTGGTCGATTCTCTTTTAGTATTTTTCGGAATGTCAGGCTTTGTATCTCTGTACCACTGGATCAAATCAAACAAAAAACGATTCGTATTTTTGTTTTGGCTCAGTGTGTGTTTGGGACTTCTTGTCAAAGGGCCACCTATCCTGATTTTTTTAGGTGGGACTTGTGCTCTCCTTTTAAGCATCAATCAAATTCGTTCTTGGATTTGGAAACTCCATCCATTTTTATGGTTTCCTCTAGCGATACTTCCACTTTTTTTATGGGGTTATTTATCTTGGCAAAAAGACAACGGAGAACTCATACGATGGATGTTGGATTGGTATATTTTTCGTCGTGCGACTGATCCAGTATTTGGTCAGTCAGGTCCACCTGGCACCTATCTGATGTTATTTGTTGTAACTCTTTTCCCTTGGACAAGAATTTATCTTTCATTTCTCTATGAAAATGGTTGGAAACTATTTGCCTTACTCAGAACAAACGGGTTTAAAATATTTAAAAATCTTTTCCCTTGGGAATGGAAAGAGATGGATTACACGTTTACACCAAAACGTTTTTTATTCCTCGGACTTGTTTTTTCTTGGATTTTTTATGAAGTTTTAGCAAGTAAACTTCCTTCTTATCCACTTTCCGCATATCCGATTCTTTCCATTCTACTGGGAGATCAACTTTCAAGAAAACACAACCAAATTTATATGTATCGAATCTATCTAACTGTTGCGCTTGTGATGGCTGCCATCATTTCCTTTATGATCCTACCTAAGTTTGCTGAAATCAGAAAAGACACAAAAAATCTGGCAAGGATCGTTAGCGGATACGTTCCAAAAGAAAAAACATTACATTCATTTGGAGCCCACGGGATTCCTAGTTTTGCATTTTATTACAATCGCCCGATAATAGAGATCAGTTGGAAAGATATCCAAACAACAAAGGGATATTTATTTGTTTCTGATTCTGATTATCAGGTTTGGAAAGAAATGGGAGTTTACTGGGAACCCGTGGGAGAACCATTTTCTCTTTATGCATATGATCGAAACAAAAAACTAAATCTTAGACTCGTAAAAACGATAGAACCTTAA
- a CDS encoding thiol-disulfide oxidoreductase DCC family protein has translation MPPEKSKIVFFDGICHLCMGSVQFLLKKNQKENLYFSAIGSETFHSLFSKEISPKLPDSILYWREGTLYLESDAILQLVRELKFPWFLLFGFWMVPRMIRNPLYRFIAKRRYVWFGKAEACMVPAPNIKKRFLD, from the coding sequence ATGCCACCGGAAAAAAGTAAAATTGTTTTCTTTGATGGAATTTGTCATTTGTGTATGGGATCGGTCCAGTTCCTTTTGAAAAAAAACCAAAAAGAAAATTTATATTTTTCTGCCATTGGTTCGGAGACTTTTCATTCCTTGTTTTCAAAAGAGATATCACCAAAACTTCCCGATAGCATTTTATATTGGAGGGAAGGGACTTTGTATTTAGAATCCGATGCCATTTTGCAATTGGTTCGGGAACTTAAATTCCCTTGGTTTTTATTGTTTGGGTTTTGGATGGTTCCCCGAATGATTCGAAATCCTCTTTACCGTTTCATCGCCAAACGACGATATGTTTGGTTTGGCAAAGCGGAAGCTTGTATGGTCCCTGCGCCAAACATAAAAAAACGATTTTTGGATTAA
- a CDS encoding M3 family metallopeptidase: MFPEFHSENLPKKESAILEKMESNKKFIQTLLKNDKPTFQNFIKPYQRIQTELGDLVTEVSHLNSVKNNEESQTIYSRLLPKLSEYYTDLGQNEDIFSTFLKIQSTETNLTKEAKKVLENEIRDFRLSGVGLDVKTKEELKQLHIRLSDLSNQFSQNVLNATNAFSLKLSEEEVKGLPESEKLSAKQEDGTYLFTLHFPSYIAYMTYGENREIRKKLYDGYCTRAPENGKLIEEILDLREKEAKLLGFPTFAHLSLATKVADNPEQVIDFIDHLGEKAKPIALQELNEIKNFAKKLGHADLEPWDLTYFSEKLKKESFSYDEEIYRPYLEKETVISGTFLFLEKLLGIQFQQVNTAVWEPSVLCYDLIVEGETISRLYLDLEVRTEKKGGAWMHNWKPHFQDETGKTELPVAFVVASFPKATKTQPSLLRPSDVVTLFHELGHALHHLLSRVNEAFVSGVNGVEWDAVEFPSQFLENFAYEPKVLELFAKHYETKEPIPNSYIETMVKAKNFMSAMGVVRQLEFAKFDMLIHMEKPTEKRVQEILDQVRKEFSVVFPPAYNKFQNSFTHIFAGGYAAGYYSYKWAELLSANAYYSFVDRGVFDLDHAAHFRKTVLEKGGSGNAMDLFRDFYGKDPEIDALLRLNGIAA, encoded by the coding sequence ATGTTTCCTGAATTTCATTCTGAAAATCTTCCCAAAAAAGAATCTGCCATTTTAGAAAAAATGGAGTCTAACAAAAAATTCATTCAAACTTTACTAAAAAACGACAAACCAACTTTTCAAAACTTTATCAAACCTTACCAAAGAATCCAAACAGAATTGGGGGATCTTGTTACAGAAGTTTCACATCTCAACTCTGTCAAAAACAATGAGGAAAGCCAAACCATCTACAGCCGGCTTTTACCAAAACTAAGCGAATACTATACAGACCTTGGGCAAAACGAAGATATCTTTTCTACATTTTTAAAAATCCAATCAACAGAAACAAATTTAACAAAAGAAGCAAAGAAAGTATTAGAAAATGAAATTCGAGACTTTCGATTGTCCGGAGTGGGATTGGACGTAAAAACGAAAGAAGAGCTCAAACAACTTCATATTCGATTGTCCGACCTTTCCAATCAATTTTCGCAGAATGTTCTTAATGCCACGAATGCGTTTTCTCTTAAACTTTCAGAAGAAGAAGTAAAAGGACTTCCCGAAAGCGAAAAATTATCTGCAAAACAAGAAGATGGAACCTATTTATTCACCTTACACTTTCCATCTTACATTGCTTATATGACTTATGGCGAAAACAGAGAAATTAGAAAAAAACTCTATGATGGTTATTGCACACGTGCTCCAGAAAACGGGAAATTAATAGAAGAAATTTTGGATCTCAGAGAAAAAGAAGCAAAACTTCTTGGTTTTCCCACCTTTGCCCATTTGAGTTTGGCTACCAAAGTGGCAGATAACCCGGAACAAGTAATCGATTTCATAGACCATCTAGGGGAAAAAGCAAAACCGATCGCCTTACAAGAACTAAACGAAATTAAAAATTTTGCTAAAAAGTTAGGGCATGCAGACCTTGAGCCTTGGGATCTCACGTATTTTTCAGAAAAACTTAAAAAAGAATCTTTTTCATATGATGAAGAAATTTACCGACCATATCTCGAAAAAGAAACTGTAATCAGTGGAACTTTTTTATTTTTAGAAAAACTTTTAGGCATTCAGTTCCAACAAGTTAACACAGCTGTTTGGGAACCATCCGTTCTTTGTTATGATCTCATCGTGGAAGGAGAAACCATATCTCGTTTGTATTTGGATCTAGAAGTGAGAACAGAAAAAAAAGGTGGTGCTTGGATGCACAATTGGAAACCGCATTTCCAAGATGAAACCGGAAAAACAGAACTTCCTGTTGCCTTTGTTGTTGCAAGTTTTCCAAAAGCCACAAAAACTCAACCTTCGTTACTCCGCCCCAGTGATGTGGTGACTCTCTTCCATGAACTAGGCCATGCTCTCCACCACCTTCTCTCCCGTGTGAACGAAGCTTTTGTGAGTGGAGTAAACGGGGTTGAGTGGGATGCAGTAGAATTCCCTTCCCAATTTTTAGAAAACTTTGCTTATGAACCAAAAGTTTTGGAGCTTTTTGCAAAACACTACGAAACCAAAGAGCCAATTCCGAATTCCTATATCGAAACTATGGTAAAAGCCAAAAACTTTATGTCGGCCATGGGAGTGGTGAGACAATTGGAATTTGCTAAGTTTGATATGTTGATTCATATGGAAAAACCAACAGAAAAAAGAGTTCAGGAAATTTTAGACCAAGTTAGAAAAGAATTCTCTGTGGTGTTCCCACCTGCTTATAACAAATTTCAAAACTCCTTTACCCATATCTTTGCTGGTGGGTATGCTGCTGGTTATTATTCTTACAAATGGGCAGAACTTCTATCGGCGAACGCCTATTATTCGTTTGTTGATAGAGGGGTTTTCGATCTAGATCATGCAGCACATTTCAGGAAAACTGTATTAGAAAAAGGTGGTTCAGGAAATGCGATGGATCTTTTCCGAGATTTTTATGGAAAAGATCCTGAGATCGATGCGTTACTTCGACTCAATGGAATAGCCGCTTAA
- a CDS encoding SCO family protein, giving the protein MKKKFILILVIGIFLGGCGSAFEFTDLPIGGNVEAKDKSGKLISFRSFPEPVLLVFFGYTYCPDFCPNTLAKIKAAVEPLTEEEKSKFKVVFISVDPVRDSPETTTKYVQFYLPQSVGLSFSADTTNQILKQYAAYVQKTEDGQSIDHSTYIYVLDQNRKTRKLIKSTDSKEIITRSIQKLSGYSIESK; this is encoded by the coding sequence ATGAAAAAAAAGTTTATCTTAATTTTGGTTATTGGGATTTTTTTGGGAGGTTGCGGGTCAGCTTTCGAATTTACAGACCTACCGATAGGAGGGAATGTAGAGGCAAAAGATAAATCAGGTAAATTGATTTCCTTTCGATCTTTCCCCGAACCGGTGTTACTCGTTTTTTTTGGGTATACATATTGTCCCGATTTTTGTCCGAATACACTCGCCAAAATAAAAGCCGCTGTGGAACCCCTAACCGAAGAAGAAAAATCAAAATTTAAGGTGGTTTTTATCTCGGTAGACCCTGTTCGTGATTCACCAGAGACAACCACAAAGTATGTCCAATTTTATTTGCCTCAATCGGTGGGCCTTTCTTTTTCAGCAGATACGACAAACCAAATTTTAAAACAATACGCAGCCTATGTTCAAAAAACGGAAGATGGTCAAAGTATTGACCATTCTACTTATATTTACGTTTTAGATCAAAATCGTAAGACCCGAAAACTAATCAAGTCCACCGATTCTAAAGAAATAATCACAAGATCCATACAGAAGTTAAGCGGCTATTCCATTGAGTCGAAGTAA
- a CDS encoding copper chaperone PCu(A)C: MAITHLIIILIEVLLLRKLNITNAGFLLLIQVNLFVFCHKQTAPIQLWMTPPPEVAKTAAVYGEIRNPFAVDVEIRNILSNDYKTVEFHETSIDNETQVAKMRKLEYPIQVKTNQTIQLMRSGKHLMLYEKIKHSEKIELELEFSNGERRVVIVEERSL, from the coding sequence ATGGCAATCACCCATTTGATTATTATTCTCATCGAGGTTCTCTTGTTACGAAAGTTAAATATAACAAATGCAGGATTTCTGTTACTAATTCAAGTCAATTTGTTTGTTTTCTGTCACAAACAGACAGCACCCATCCAACTCTGGATGACACCACCCCCAGAAGTAGCAAAAACTGCCGCCGTATATGGTGAAATTAGAAATCCTTTCGCAGTCGATGTGGAGATTCGAAACATTCTCAGTAATGATTACAAAACTGTTGAGTTCCATGAGACCTCCATTGACAACGAGACCCAAGTGGCAAAAATGCGTAAGTTGGAATATCCTATCCAAGTAAAAACAAATCAGACGATTCAATTGATGCGATCTGGTAAACATTTGATGTTATATGAGAAAATAAAACATTCTGAAAAAATAGAATTAGAACTGGAGTTTTCAAATGGAGAAAGAAGAGTCGTTATAGTAGAAGAGCGTTCTTTATGA
- a CDS encoding alpha/beta hydrolase: MRIIIKWVIAITLILSSFLVSTYNWSISEYNYDSSRKFENFDAFYQNELQISAKENTRPNNEELLVRVSEEKTPIAIVYIHGFGASRGEGEEVTNKLSEYFGANTYYLRLPGHGTNAEDHLNTNFQTYLQDAEDSLIYARELGLKTVLIGTSMGGNIASYLAAKYPDLVDSLILASPFYDFDDPTAHIFRFHWGKSFINAIKGEMRISKTDPKDESAKYWYLDQYYGAIQNILDLKRFMDHNNPYPKITAPTLLMYYYKSESEHDFVASIPAMLHVYDLIQSGQNPNPKNKLLKIENGSHVLLSKYVKSDKELIEKELIQFIKDSTGAEEVPKLKKPKR, from the coding sequence ATGAGAATAATAATCAAATGGGTGATTGCCATCACTCTCATTCTATCTTCATTTCTAGTATCCACTTACAACTGGTCTATCAGTGAATACAATTATGATTCCTCGCGGAAATTCGAAAATTTTGACGCCTTCTACCAAAACGAACTGCAAATCAGTGCCAAAGAAAATACGAGACCAAACAACGAAGAACTGCTGGTTCGAGTTTCAGAAGAAAAAACACCCATCGCCATTGTCTACATTCATGGATTTGGTGCTAGCCGTGGTGAAGGGGAAGAAGTCACAAACAAACTCTCTGAATACTTTGGTGCCAATACCTATTACTTAAGATTACCCGGGCATGGAACGAATGCAGAAGATCACTTAAATACAAATTTTCAAACTTATCTCCAAGATGCAGAAGACAGTTTGATTTATGCAAGAGAACTCGGGCTAAAAACAGTTCTCATTGGAACCAGCATGGGCGGGAACATTGCCTCTTATTTAGCTGCAAAGTACCCTGACCTTGTAGATTCACTTATACTTGCTTCTCCATTTTATGATTTTGATGATCCAACTGCACATATTTTCCGATTTCATTGGGGGAAGTCTTTTATCAACGCAATCAAAGGAGAGATGCGAATTTCCAAAACCGACCCTAAAGATGAATCAGCGAAATATTGGTATCTAGACCAATACTATGGAGCCATTCAAAATATTTTGGATTTAAAACGTTTTATGGATCATAACAATCCTTATCCCAAAATTACGGCACCCACCTTACTCATGTACTACTATAAATCAGAAAGTGAACATGATTTTGTTGCTTCCATTCCGGCAATGTTACATGTTTATGATTTAATCCAGTCCGGACAAAATCCAAACCCAAAAAACAAACTCTTAAAAATTGAAAATGGTTCCCATGTTTTACTTTCAAAGTATGTAAAATCTGACAAAGAACTGATTGAAAAAGAACTCATTCAATTCATCAAGGACAGCACGGGAGCGGAAGAAGTTCCGAAACTAAAGAAACCCAAACGATAA
- a CDS encoding PAS domain S-box protein: MQSNLEASGMIEFFKVLPNLFSGGVYLTDPKTGQILFSNDFFKNNLGCDKSGEECLESDLLLWVAEEDKINFKDQFLSPNKHFDRDTITGDYRFLMPNEVLVRWFQFEKRKVNIPNMDSDLQIVFVRDVTNEKTNEINIVEQIQFFLGLFENASVGMALQDWEGGYFRINPRFTEITGYSFQNLTDLNIKRIKGEPISEEEMEYFGFFKEGAEESRLTRKDGRRISVYRRISAFRNSQGKPDFYYVFLDDVTEKKQLESYQLHSQKMETIGSLATNIAHDLNNYLQPIHVFSQLGEEQIQSGKFDQNRILEYLEKIRMGADNARSMIHRIIKYSKVKDENSATKIEISSVVESSIPLVNAGLPKNVEAQFDFYKSPLYTKLDAVRFSKILCELTSGGLLVWDDRKRGLVRIQTSSADEFKLLVSMEFTGLSLPSLSGLNTLDFVNFGDEEFQWAGMHLINRYVKNWGGEFYIEKPEPMTVLINIFLPLEEGQIVLGTPPHVHGNNPKDVWSEISKKEIWIVEDDEAASEAICFVLSQKQVVPKVFRSSSMALDGLRDKTPDFILSDYRMRELNGLSLIRKIKKVNPSLSAILYTGNMDGLDSEELDAEGILVRSKPISVDELYETILLSFGFL; encoded by the coding sequence ATGCAATCGAATCTAGAAGCAAGCGGAATGATAGAATTCTTTAAGGTCTTGCCCAACCTATTTTCCGGTGGGGTTTATTTAACAGATCCAAAAACCGGTCAGATTTTATTTTCAAACGATTTTTTTAAAAACAATTTGGGCTGCGATAAGTCGGGTGAGGAGTGTTTGGAGTCCGATTTATTGTTATGGGTTGCCGAAGAAGACAAAATAAACTTCAAAGATCAGTTTTTATCTCCCAACAAACATTTTGATCGGGACACCATCACGGGCGACTACCGATTCTTGATGCCGAATGAAGTTCTTGTTCGATGGTTTCAATTTGAAAAAAGAAAAGTAAACATTCCAAACATGGATTCTGATTTACAAATTGTTTTTGTTCGTGATGTTACGAATGAAAAAACAAATGAAATCAATATTGTTGAACAAATTCAGTTTTTTCTCGGCCTCTTTGAAAATGCATCGGTCGGAATGGCCTTACAAGATTGGGAAGGTGGATACTTCCGCATCAATCCGAGGTTTACAGAGATCACCGGTTATAGTTTTCAGAATTTAACAGATTTGAATATCAAACGAATAAAAGGCGAACCTATTTCTGAAGAAGAGATGGAATACTTTGGTTTTTTTAAAGAGGGAGCCGAAGAGTCGAGGTTAACTAGAAAAGATGGACGCCGAATCAGTGTTTATCGACGAATTAGTGCCTTTCGTAACTCACAAGGGAAACCTGATTTTTATTATGTATTTCTGGATGATGTTACAGAAAAAAAACAGCTTGAGTCTTATCAGTTACATTCCCAAAAAATGGAAACCATTGGAAGTTTGGCTACGAACATTGCCCATGACTTAAATAATTACCTCCAACCCATTCATGTTTTTTCTCAGTTAGGGGAAGAACAAATCCAATCCGGAAAATTTGATCAAAATCGAATTTTGGAATATTTGGAAAAAATTAGAATGGGTGCAGATAATGCACGTTCAATGATCCATCGAATTATTAAATACTCTAAAGTAAAAGATGAAAACTCCGCTACAAAAATTGAAATTTCTTCCGTAGTGGAATCCTCAATCCCTCTTGTAAATGCGGGTTTACCAAAAAATGTGGAAGCCCAATTCGATTTTTACAAATCTCCATTATATACCAAGTTAGATGCCGTGCGGTTTTCCAAAATTCTCTGTGAATTAACTTCGGGAGGACTTCTTGTTTGGGATGATCGAAAAAGAGGGCTTGTTCGGATCCAAACTTCCTCAGCGGATGAATTTAAACTATTGGTTTCTATGGAATTTACAGGCCTATCTTTACCAAGTCTTTCAGGGCTTAATACACTTGATTTTGTGAATTTCGGTGATGAAGAATTCCAATGGGCAGGAATGCACCTAATCAACCGTTATGTGAAGAACTGGGGTGGTGAGTTTTATATCGAAAAACCAGAACCAATGACTGTCCTCATCAATATTTTCCTTCCTTTGGAAGAAGGACAAATTGTTTTGGGGACTCCTCCTCATGTCCATGGAAACAATCCAAAAGATGTTTGGTCAGAGATTTCTAAAAAAGAAATTTGGATCGTAGAAGATGATGAGGCAGCAAGCGAAGCAATTTGTTTTGTACTTTCACAGAAACAAGTTGTACCAAAAGTTTTTCGCAGTTCGTCTATGGCTTTGGATGGACTAAGGGATAAAACACCCGATTTTATTTTATCAGATTATAGAATGCGAGAATTGAACGGCTTAAGTCTCATTCGAAAAATTAAAAAGGTAAACCCGAGTCTTTCTGCGATTTTGTATACGGGAAATATGGATGGACTTGATTCGGAGGAGTTGGATGCAGAAGGGATATTGGTTCGTTCTAAACCAATATCCGTTGATGAACTTTACGAAACAATTTTGTTATCGTTTGGGTTTCTTTAG
- a CDS encoding Sec-independent protein translocase subunit TatA/TatB, whose amino-acid sequence MPSNPFSFQAPIAFFNLGPWEIALIVFLALLFFGGKRLPSLAKDLGSGIKEFRKSLTGQEDEPSQTSFPQEEPKSASTGASKSGKKKKA is encoded by the coding sequence ATGCCATCCAATCCGTTTTCTTTTCAAGCACCTATTGCTTTTTTTAATTTAGGACCATGGGAGATTGCACTCATTGTGTTCTTAGCGTTACTTTTTTTTGGCGGAAAACGACTCCCAAGCCTTGCCAAAGATTTGGGTTCTGGAATCAAAGAATTTCGGAAGTCCTTAACCGGCCAGGAAGACGAGCCATCTCAAACTAGTTTTCCACAAGAAGAACCAAAGTCCGCATCCACGGGTGCCTCCAAATCCGGAAAAAAGAAAAAAGCATAA
- the tatC gene encoding twin-arginine translocase subunit TatC, giving the protein MAGKKRTAPLPLPEDSETREKYMSLGDHLEELRQRLIYSILVVSAFMVGTLYFGSEIHTFLIQPYKSVLGPDAHFFQIQLMAPFLIYLKTSFILSVLVSLPFLLYILWGFIAPAVDPRTEKWGKFIILFSTLLFWSGLALCWFTVFENFLRVFLVVLRPDGVDPYLPIDEYYDLFFNLHLVFGASFQLPIVLILLGRIGILSSRFLISRWREAVLVIAVVSAVLSPGPDVFSMLMLLVPLSFLFFLSAIIMKVLETTDRK; this is encoded by the coding sequence TTGGCCGGGAAAAAAAGAACCGCACCACTGCCACTGCCGGAGGATTCCGAAACCAGGGAGAAATACATGTCCCTGGGGGATCATTTAGAAGAACTCCGGCAAAGACTCATTTATTCCATTTTAGTGGTCTCTGCCTTTATGGTAGGAACATTGTATTTTGGAAGCGAGATCCATACTTTTCTCATCCAACCCTATAAATCAGTCCTGGGACCCGATGCCCATTTTTTTCAGATCCAGCTCATGGCTCCATTTCTGATTTATCTCAAAACCTCGTTTATCTTATCGGTTCTTGTTTCTTTGCCATTTCTCTTATACATCCTTTGGGGATTCATCGCTCCTGCTGTGGACCCAAGAACAGAAAAATGGGGAAAATTTATCATTCTTTTTTCCACCTTACTCTTTTGGTCGGGGCTTGCTCTTTGTTGGTTTACCGTCTTCGAAAATTTCCTTCGGGTTTTCCTTGTGGTACTTAGGCCGGATGGAGTGGATCCGTATTTACCGATTGACGAATACTACGATTTGTTTTTTAATTTGCACCTAGTGTTTGGTGCTTCTTTTCAATTACCAATTGTTCTCATCTTACTTGGTAGGATTGGTATCCTTTCTTCTCGTTTTCTGATTTCCAGATGGAGAGAGGCAGTGCTTGTCATCGCAGTTGTTTCAGCTGTTTTATCTCCGGGCCCTGATGTTTTTTCGATGTTGATGTTACTGGTTCCTCTTAGTTTTCTATTCTTTCTTTCTGCCATCATTATGAAAGTATTGGAAACAACAGACCGCAAATGA